In Montipora foliosa isolate CH-2021 chromosome 9, ASM3666993v2, whole genome shotgun sequence, the DNA window GCTTGTAAACCACTGCCAAGTTCGAGCCCTGCCTCCATTGACTACCTGGCGTGAGACTTGACATAATTTTATCCTGTCTAACACCAGGCAATTTTGCTCGTCAACTGGGGGAGTCCAGGGGCATTTgaagtgtcaatgggttaaagattTTACATGGGTGCCATTTTCAGTTCATTTGTGACGAATCATGGCCAGTCATCAAGGACGATTTTATCATTGGCTCAACTTTGAAACATTTATAAACACCAAGAACGATTCTAAAGGGGCGTTGCTATTAAACACAGGACCAGAATGGAATGGAATTAATACCGGAATATTCCGGAATGAGGTGGAATGACACTTGAATGAAGAAAAATGTTATGATAATCGGAATAATTTTATACTGGAATGAGCTGGAATGAAGCAGAATGACACCagaatgatgtcaaagactcactagtttgaGAATGCAATGCATTTGTAAGCAACTGAATTATtgtaatatgcagcacaggagttttgggatttcagatttttaaactcgtgttttgcatagtCATACACTGTAATAGACTGCAtattacacactgaaattttaagctattgagtgaatgaTGTCACCATTCCCAagatccaaccttctgaggtccagttggtcagttttgaatgtgagtaatggcaaACTGTGCAATCCAAAACTAACAcacaaagtaaacagcctttaggtaaaaaccaaagctcaaaattttgccaggcaggtgtaaagcaaacacactttcaaaatctgaagaaaaaaggaagtgtttatAGTACCACTTAATTTTCACTTAATTTCAATTTAAGGGAAGTAATTGTACATTATTAAATgactgaaagaaaaaggaattcatgttttttttctttttttctcagccTTAGCCCAGTTCTCCCTTCTTTCTTATTACACTGGGGCCCACGAAAAAAGGTAATTTTTGAAATGACATGAGGAGTACACTAAAAAATCAGTGAGTGTGTCATTTGATATCAAAGGAAAAGGTACATTATAGATATTACACTTGCCAAGATCCAGTTTTCCCAGGCTGTTGTTTCTAAGGCTGCTGAACAGGTAACATACCTATTTTGAGTGGTTAAGAAGTTACTCTATAATTTGAAATCATGatagtataataattatttattttacacattgtacAGTACCACCTTCATGAAACTATGTTCCTCTCAGGACGAGACGAGACCTTGTCTATGCTACAAAGAGTGGGCTGTACGGAATTAACTCAGACATTTTGAAAGACAGTGCATTAATTCATTAGCAGTGCAAGTAATTGAGCACAAGCAAAATACGTGaacaaattattacatgtaaatttCCTCTACCTGCTCTCGTACACTTCGCCAGTTGGGGACATCGTGAGAAGGTACAACATGGGTTTTCACTTTTATGTCACTGATACCCAGTTTTACTTGTCTTTCGATTCCCATGGTGGCGAAGTGGAGGCCTCAGcagtttctcaaattgaagcttgtGCTTGTGAGATATACAACTGGATGTGCTGTAATATGTTTAAGCTCAACAGCGAAAAATTGGAGCTTCTTGTTATTAGTTCTTGGTATCGGCCTCATCTATGGTGGCCCACTGTTCTCATAAGGAAAAAAAGTGGAATTGttataacaaactgaaaattttagaaattatatcaaaattaaataaaaacaaaatgtaattttcttgtttcaaaaatatatagattaaaaaaaaaacagcctgaAAATAAACTTAAGAAACTGctatgaattaaaaaaaaaagtgatgaaaataaatgggaaaaacatacatgtacactgaaTGCAAATAGAACATATTATTTCAAATGGACATTGAAAACAACAGTAAATTCTCAACcccaaaaatcaaaataaagaaagaatatCCTTGCGAGATAACTATGAGAACACTGGTCCACACACTGGCCCATCGTTCTCATAGCGTTTCAAAACTCAATTTAAGTTTTGTTCGACTGGCCCAGTGTTATCTTAGCCCGCGACGTTTCCGGACAGCGGACAGGACCCAGGACCCTCAGTACATGAAGTACCGGTCGTTGTAGGCCAGCGGATAGGTGTTTCCCGCGCTAAAAGACCGCGATTCGGTGGACTTCGGGTACTATTTTCCAACAAGTTATTTGACATTGCCTTAGTTTAACATCCCATGCAGTTGTGGCGCAGTCTACCTTGGAAACAGCAATGAGGCGAAGGCAAGACACATGGAACCGTCTCCAAGCGGAGATGAGCAGTAAAAGGGTCAAAACTGCTGATGCAATGTCTGGTGCCCGAAAGAAGAAAGGATCTGCTCCGAATGAAATCATCGTGCAGAGACTAGCATCAGAACCGGACTCGAAACAAACATACCGGCCAGTGCAGCCAAGAGAATTTGTCGACTTCCAATTTGAGGATTTGAGTTTAAATAACTTGAAGAAGGCATGTGCAGCTCATTTCAACTTGCCAGTGAGCACCTGTGATATTTTGGTGTCGAACAAAGGGCCATCATGCTCAAACATTGCACAGATACCTCATCGGAAGGATAAGGTAAACTTCGGGTCGTAGTTAACTTCACTTCAGCctttaataaataatttttttaatgcttatgttgcattttattttgtcctttctCGCCTCAACTAATAACTTATAAACAGGGAGTGGTTATACTGTGTTATTTTATGTGTAATAACTAATTTAACAAACTCAACTGACATTGACTGCTGCACTTTGCCCTAAGGAATTGTTAAAATATAGAATGATATTTTTGTAAGCTTTGTCAGCCAATTGTTTCTTTTTCCATTATTAGGTCTACCTGGTGCGGTTTGTGGTTTTCCAAGACCAGGAAGAGAATTCAGAACTGCCATGGGAAGGAAGTACCAGTAGTGAAACAAGTTCATCATCTAGGCATGACAACAAAAGGCGGACGTTAAGTGCGGATATCCCTGTTAGGCCAAGGCTAAAGATCCCTGAGACCCAGTTTCCTGCATCAGTATCAATTGATACTTTACTAGGTGCAGGGAAATTAGTGCAACCAACATTCACTAAAGGGGCTGTGCTAAACTTTGAACGTTTTGACATCGAAACAGCCACTTGGAAAAATGTCATGACTATTGAATGTAAAGTAGAGAGTGTAAAGTTCTCATCTGGTGCATTCCGAGATGCCTTTCATGCTACCACTGTGCATGGGGACAAATGGGTTTTAAAGACATATAACCAGAAAGCCAAAAACACAATAAGTGAGACAGTTAAGTCAACTGTGGAAAACCATTGCAGGAAGCAGGTGCAAATGCATGCAGTGGCAAGGCACCTGgcccaaaaatttgaaagaaatgcaCCCACTAAATTTGGGGAGTGTTTCAAATATAATCGCTGTTACTATACAATGTTTGATGGTGAGCATGCTACGGTAGaagaatttgttcctggttccTTTGCGAAGTACGTAAACAACAATGGAAATTGTGTTCCAGCTCCAGAAGATGCCACCCTGGATTTCAAGGATTTATTCTTAAAAGCAGAAACTTTGGTTCACTATAGCTATGTAGTTACAGACCACAAACTCATGCTGCTTGATATTCAAGGATCTGCATTTACATTGTATGACCCAGAGATTGCAACAGCAGAAATTATGGATAAAGAGCATCATGAAATCTACTTTTGTTGTGGCAATTGCTCTAGTGTTGCTATTGCAGCTTTTCTGTCAGACCATGTGTGCAATGAATATTGTGACATGATGGATCTGAAGTGACTGCTGTGGGTTCTCTGGGATTGTTGGACACAAACATGCATCAAActatgtaagaaaaaaaaaacagcctttGAAGATTCTCCAGTGAGCTGAACATGACTTTCATTGTATATATGATAATTCTTTTGTATACTTGTTCGTGAATCCAAGTTGGTGAATTTAGTGTTAAAAACTGAACTGCTTCAAAGCAAGTTTAATTCTCTGGCTTTTTTCAGTcagttttattgttgttttaaagTTTCTC includes these proteins:
- the LOC137970659 gene encoding myosin heavy chain kinase B-like; translated protein: MRRRQDTWNRLQAEMSSKRVKTADAMSGARKKKGSAPNEIIVQRLASEPDSKQTYRPVQPREFVDFQFEDLSLNNLKKACAAHFNLPVSTCDILVSNKGPSCSNIAQIPHRKDKVYLVRFVVFQDQEENSELPWEGSTSSETSSSSRHDNKRRTLSADIPVRPRLKIPETQFPASVSIDTLLGAGKLVQPTFTKGAVLNFERFDIETATWKNVMTIECKVESVKFSSGAFRDAFHATTVHGDKWVLKTYNQKAKNTISETVKSTVENHCRKQVQMHAVARHLAQKFERNAPTKFGECFKYNRCYYTMFDGEHATVEEFVPGSFAKYVNNNGNCVPAPEDATLDFKDLFLKAETLVHYSYVVTDHKLMLLDIQGSAFTLYDPEIATAEIMDKEHHEIYFCCGNCSSVAIAAFLSDHVCNEYCDMMDLK